Sequence from the Ostrea edulis chromosome 8, xbOstEdul1.1, whole genome shotgun sequence genome:
TTCTCttacaaatttgaaatgaagctaaaaaaaattgttcgcgtaaattgatttaatatttcttAAGAATAAGTGTgatgtttggaaaaatatatcaacgtTTGAAGTAGTttcaagtctcaactacttgtatcataaattataaaactgaaaaacaCGTATAGCAGTATAAAATTAGAACCTATATATTGGACCAAACAGAGACAGTGATATCGTGAAGATTTAGAACTTGTTGATGAATCAATCCTTCTGCCAAAATATAGTTGCAATCAAATCCTTTCAAAAGaattaacacatttttttcaacTGTTTAGGGTTCAGTACTAAATACATATTATGTTAGCATCAATGGAATGTATTGAACAAGTTGATATTTACTAGTAGTAGTAGCATCATGCGCAGTTGTCcacaggagctaacttccttaagatTGATATAAATTTGACATATTCTGGTGAAAGTGTTCAATACTGAAAATGAATTAGTTATTGTAGAATTTCTACTGATGTGTTAATGTATAACGCGATCGAGACACTAAGACTTGCTAGAGTAACGGTGCACATGTGATAGTCTAAGGGAGAGTGCACGTGGAGTCTCATCTGACATTGGCTTCCTTGATATCCCTCTATAAAGTTTGGCAGGCGTCTCCAAAGCCCTATCAATGTCTGAGTACCCAATATGTATCATTACGTGTGCCATCAATCAATATGATAAATCACCATGCTATTGAAACAATAAGAGCATTCTCCTATCAGATTTCAACACAAAACgtgttgaaaataattattattaacggttttgaaattaaaattcttaatagttttttaatttaaattgcatGCACAGGTATTGACCTCTTCATTTTGGTTACATTTATGAATAGTCACATGGtaaaaaaattgaaagggtTTATCGCGATATGTAACCggccaacaggggatgcttactcctactggGCACCTACACATATAGGCGTCTGATTCCATATTTGGCATATTCAGGGACCCGTGTTatcccagctctctattttgtattgcttaaataggagttatgagattgatcaatgttcgttatcttaacctttcatacatatacattgcAATATACATTCGTACTGTTATGAGTCCTtgtttaaagtttacaaaaaaataaatgtgcTAATTGTATTTCTCCGCTGTAAGTAATCCATAGAAAAGTCATAACATTTTTTTGTTTAGGTTGGcaatttttaaataaagttgTTTTCTGTTGATTACATTACATATATGGAAATATCCCCATGTGCAATTTAAGGTGAATATAACTGGGATTATTAAGTAACTTTCTCACCCTTCCTTCCATCTAAAAATATCCATAATGCTAAtgaaattcagaattttatttCGGCAAGTAATTTCTCTCTTTCCGCGATGTTTATGTATGAATCAAAAGTATCCAACGTATCCGAAATGCAGAATTTGAAATCGAGGTCACGCTATTCGTTCTGATCTTGGCATAAAGCGTTCCGTTGTCGATGACAGCCGTTCGTTCCCAATCTCAAAGCGTTCCGTTACCGACAAGAACCGTTTCGTTCTTTCTCTGAGGAGCGTTCCATTGAAGCCGTTCATCGTTCGTTCGCTAAACAGAATCGGTCGTTCCCAAACCGTTCAGCATTTGATTACCATTCAACTTGTGTAGAAGTATGGTTCAGGGTCTGTAATGATTGGCTCTTTGCCAAACTCGGAATTTGGAAGTAAGAAGCATGGACCTTTCTGATACGATCTTAAAGCGGGTGTCTAATGTCGTTGATATGATGAAAAGCTCTCATCTCTACGACCCTGGGCGCTAAGCATATGTCTAAAGTTGTGCTTCGCCTACAGTTCGTGACGTCTCAAAACGAGTGGCAAATTCACGATGGGGCGTTAACAgtctttttaaagaaagttatgaaaattatgaaattattttgcaatTGTGATCTCATCTCAGAAGGCATATATCCAGAGAGAATAGcttgatgaaaataaatattgagtTATTCCTTTCATTGTCTGCATAAAATAgtccaaaatatttctttatacgAGGGAAATAAAGGGTACagtgtatttaattttataaatcAATAAGAAATTATTGATACTTTAATTATTCCTACTGAAAACAATTCTCAGGAATAATGGGAATATATGTATTACCTAAATTCCGTTGTCTATCAGATTTGACGATGAGCATACTGGACCTCAATGCATTCAACACGTTTCAGGAAAGATAGTTCTCCATAACCAGAGACATGATATACTGTAGATGacttttgtaaaacatattgTATAGAAACAACCACATCGATATTTTATCCTACTTTCATCAAACTAAAATAGTTTATGTCATTCTTACATATAGTGCCGCCCATTCCTATCTGAATTGTTTGGATAAATATGTTGCTGATTGCATTCATTATCCCGGCAGTAACTCCTATGTAAGCAACTTAATCACCGCTGCCAAACAACAACTGAATAAAGCCGGATGTGGTAAGTTACTTTTAACCTTCCGAATCGTTAGCATGTACTACACATATAGTCCCGAAAATGTTCTACATTACCACTGTACCATTTGTCCCTTCGCTCACTCTGCGTTCATCGCTCGTTCACCATGCACTCTCCGTTTACGGTTTTGCGTAAAAAGCGAGGTCaagtgtcacagtaggtgtggcacgatgcaGATCCATCTCTGCTAAATGGCTATAAGCGCgaagcataggcctagattttgcagcccttcaccggaagtggtgacgtctcgatatgagtgaaatattctcaagagagacacAAAACAACATTCACTTACTCACAAATCGTTCACCgttcattgtcattcggaacaccagtTTGAAAGGATCGATCTTCATAtcaatgcaaaaataaagaaggAAGTTGTGCGTGAGAGTGTAAGTAAAGTTTCttattatattaaaaatttaattttgtggTTTTTCTTTGGAGCCATATTGAATGTAATAAATCTCAACATCTTTACCTGTTTaagtgcctcaggatttcctctcgccctCAGATCGAAAAAAGCACGTgaataaaatctaaatacaCAAAcgcttctacttttcattgtaaactgttgaaaattctaataacgctgcattcaaatattactttcattgatcactgttacacatgtttatttcaaaacgacGGCGACataaaacttttatcagaaggtgaagcctacgtcaaaaaataaatactcggtgaacatttgttattttgttggaatgcaaatctattattatttataaactataatcccttctaaaacaatttgcatccatggtttcttttataaaaatgccatttgtaatataaagaaaaatacaccatatcaactcgttggataaaccaaatattaaaatatgcaatatagatatcctctatttaTATTGACTCCTTTCGGGAATTTTTTTATTGCAGGTAACTCAAGCGGCCACGCTCCTAAATTTTGAGGTCATGCATGTTCACCTGTAATTTCTTGATGTCGCGACAGTGCTAATTACTACACTATTTTTATctcacatacactgtatatatccatatattAAGAAAACAATTACTATGTATCTTAAGtcaaaatgtaatacatgtacatgcagtatACCGAAATGGCACACCAATATTCATGATTGATCAAAACGTCAAGAATTCTAAATGCTATAGAATATTATTTTCTACTTTCcatatatacatgcatctgtacatgtaattctgtAACAATGTACAcaagaaattttcttttgtttgtgcaTGATGTacattgatgtgaaatttacgaTCACTTCATGGGAAATATACATCCAGTACTAAcacaaaaatgaacaaacatgtattcatatatatgctTGTACTCCTTACCTGATTATCATTAACCGAATGAGTAGACGATTTTGCGTTCACTGTGCGCTCACCGTTTACCAAACTGCGTTCACCGTGAGCGTTGCGTGCGTTCACCGTGAGCGttgcgtgcgttcaccgttaGCTCACCGTGCCTCCACCGTTAGCTCACCGTGCTTTCACCGTTCGCTTACCGTGCGTTCACAGTTCACTCACCTTGCGTTTACCGTttgctcaccgtgcgttcaccgttcgcttaCCATGCGTTCACCGTTTGCTTACAGTGCGTTTGCTGCttgctcaccgtgcgttcaccgttcgctcaccgtatGTTCACCGTTTGCttaccgtgcgttcaccgttcgcttaCCGcacgttcaccgttcgctcaccttGCGTttaccgttcaagtgggaaagtagaACTTTTCGGGGCCTGTAGTACACCAAGTATCTTCAAAATATAAGGATGTAGAAATTTAATAACACTCCGAAAGAAGACAAAAAGATACGTGATGAAATTCATCACATGTGTATTATGCTACACAGATATTTgaattagaaaaataaatattgagtCATCATCTTGAGTGTAATGTTTACAAGTACTACAAAATAAGTGTTCAGAAATATATAGAGTTTACTGGAGTGTACAGTTGTTTTTCTCCTTTGTTGCAGAAGCAAGTGGCGCCAATGGATCAGTTTACAGCATCATCGCTATCACAGTGGGGTTTTTTCTTCATAGAGTGCTTTAGAAACCATCACAACTCCGAGAGTTTTAAGAACAAATATATAGCTGtcaaatataattattttcatgtttaattAAATTAGTTAGTTTTATTTTCGTCTAATTTTAAATGTGTTGTGTTTTATTTCCTTTTTATTAGTATCTACATAATCATATTGTACATTGACCATGTATTTGTATTTACCAAATTTTGAATGTTTCGAGAAAATGTAATGTGAGAAGGTGAATTGAAATGCCCCCAATCATTAGCCAATCATAGAACAGTAATTATAACGAATCAGGTGTAATTGTATCAGACAAACAACTTGGGGTAAGGGGAATAAATATAGCCGCGTTACCTTATTCAGTTACCCTAGTGTAGCAGGGTGCCTACTGGGCAGTCCGAACTATCAATCTATCCCATCATCATTCACTTACTCTGTTCACTTTATTCTTTGAGAATGAACATAACGGCGAAACAGGTCTAGGGACTGTGGTGGAAAGCAACGAAATTACTCAGCTATCCACTCAGTTATAGGGCTAGGTTCTGTGTCTGTGCGACTAGGTTTTACATTTTGTGTCTTTTGTAAACAATGGTGTCTTGGTGACTTTTGCATATGATTAGGGAATCGTGGTGGCTAAGATTCAGTAATTGCGGTCTGTGTCGATGAACAGCAGGATTGTTACCTGACCACTCAGTCTGCTTTTATTGAAGCAGTAGTTTATTATAAGATATACTCTATATTGTGTTAGTGATCTCATATTGGATTTTGTTGATCATCATTGATTAGTTCTTGAATCGACCGAGGAAAACGATCTACGTATATATGGAATCTTAGTTACCCGGTTGaggcttttttaaaattatatttgttatcATTTATCCAGTGGCATCTGCCGAGAGAAATCGTACATTTTGTTGCGATTTAACTTGTTTTAACTTCATTCTTAGAAAGTAAACCTAAGCGGACCCAGTTAGTATAGAAAATGAATTGTTTGCTTGTGTACTTCGTTCTAAAAAAATGCGTGTGTAAAACACTATCTACCTATGCATTCTCAATTTGTCACATTTTTCTCAAGTAAATCTGACCTGGTAAATATGTCGGTATGTCCAATTCTATTCTCAGTCTCCTTCATATATCGtgttgatatatcccagtgataTTGCGTGCCAACATAAGgcattgtttacatgtgtaataTAATTAAAGATTGTATATTACAGGTTTGACCATTAAAATTCATccttttgaaattgataaatcATTGTCGTTTTATTCTCCCTGGAAAGATATGTGAATACATGACATTATATTGTTTTCTTGACATTCGTTTAAAAAGTGCGATGTTCTGTgctttttcatttatttagtaaaacaCATAACCGTTTGTACAGCCGTTTCATTTGTGCCGTGGTAGGTTTTACGAGGACTGAATATGTTGAGTGGTTAACAAACACATGTATTGGCTGTACccttttcaaaaatatgatGTCGCACATAAATGCATCCAACTGAACAGAAACTGGTAGTGATTTCATATACATGAACGACGAAATTCTAGCTTCGCTGTTCTTAAGGCGTAGTTATTCTACTGAATAATTTCAAAGAcgatttatgattttaaaatgaattatattcaaGCTACGAGTTGGAGGGTGGCGGATTACGGTAGGTGACTTTGCCGTAAAATTGTTTTAACTTGTATGGAAATCTGTCAAGCACATTTCGATTGTGGCATGCGGGGTGGCGATATTACAGATTGTGACATACCGAATTGACTCGGTTTTAATTTTTAGATCGGGGCAGGCTACTGATGTTCCAGGGATCAGCAGTTCGCAAAATTCTGTTATCGTTGTAGTGATGTAATTTGCAAAAGCAATCTGACATTAGGTGAATACAAACCATTGGCTGTGCCGTTCTTTTAATTTCTACATAATTAAGATATAGGACACACGGTAGTTTTGCGTAGTAAACAGGGCATTATTACTGATTCTATCTCTGGAATTACCAAGAATCTGTCATTGTacctctataatatttttacattctttatgagattgatcactgttcattatctagTTTTCCATCAGTGTATAAATGTTAACGTCATTCTGTTTCCATGCGGAAGTACTCTACAATCGCTATAATAAGCATGGTGGAGTTCCTaatctttgatgatcaggtcttcttaCAATGTACTCATCAGCACCAATTGTACTTTTTTAATTAGTTTacctgttttgtttttttttgtattcttatgaagcagaattcatcCAGAAGCTTTATTCACACGGAAAATTCAacagaacatttaaaaatagcaACAAAGTTTCAACTAATGAACAATGTTCACTTTTATTCATAAAttcttgtaaatttgaaatgatagaaaccgaaaaaaataacatttactGGACGTAGATATTAACCCCAAAGCTTTAACTATACTTTATGACATAACAATTGGTAACAATTTAtttgaaacacatcagactGCAGTTTACCCAATGCCAGGTtatattggtaaactagatcgtaaCAACAAAAGTTGAATCgctagtttgctgttaataccATACATGCGGGGTTTTTTTTCGTGGGTGTAAAACTTAACGATTTGCTGGCTCAATGGTATGTTAACAgttttagcggaataaattttggcggacaaggaagatttatctctcttgcaaatactgaGGTCACCATTGGGTACATATTTGacgagtgaaattttggcggtaagctatctaaccgctaaaTTAAGTCAAATCCATCACCGCGCGGAAAGAAGCCGCTATACGGCATTTATGTTCAATGAGCTATTTAGATATGAAGTAGATGTAGAAGACCCTGtgatgttttttatttcaagttcactggaatatatcgaatcgacgtaTGACTGAAAAGGAGTATTCATGCAAAATGAGTAAACTTATTTCACGCttcaaaaatattcaaagtataaAAGATTAAATTACAATAAACTTCAACAAAACATGACATTAGAATTACCATCCAATGTTTTTTATTCATGAGATCACGAGAAGTCATTAATTAATTGCTAATGATGCACAAAATCTCTCTTTCATTATTAAGTGATACTAACCTTGACACGCTCGTAGCACATCCTTTTATTTGTTGGAAAGTGCACATGTCCTAAGCAAATTTATTGAATTCATCATAATTGATTGGAATATTTTACTTTCTCGTTTGATACGTAttcattatatcatataaagaAGTAGGtcttatattcatatgaagcagaatttattcaaaaacttctacgtgagaagaaaaaatctctcgctgtaaccttcaattcgacttttagatatatcgatgacgt
This genomic interval carries:
- the LOC125662792 gene encoding uncharacterized protein LOC125662792; the protein is MHKMPNTCLLVCLLPFCLFLQGVNTANCNVSRVQSCASRYTAAVISAGQDITKICSAAHSYLNCLDKYVADCIHYPGSNSYVSNLITAAKQQLNKAGCEASGANGSVYSIIAITVGFFLHRVL